One window of Cardiocondyla obscurior isolate alpha-2009 linkage group LG20, Cobs3.1, whole genome shotgun sequence genomic DNA carries:
- the Dad1 gene encoding dolichyl-diphosphooligosaccharide--protein glycosyltransferase subunit DAD1, which translates to MTALVVLYKFWTEYAKNTPKKLKIIDAYLLYVFLTGVIQFVYCCLVGTFPFNSFLSGFISCVSCFILGVCLRLQVNPQNRSQFHGISPERGFADFIFAHIILHIVIMNFIG; encoded by the exons ATGACGGCATTGGTAGTGTTGTACAAATTCTGGACCGAGTACGCGAAAAATACGCCCAAGAAGCTGAAAATTATCGACGCGTACCTGTTGTACGTGTTCTTGACGGGTGTTATCCAATTTGTGTACTGTTGCCTCGTCGGCACCTTCCCCTTCAATAGTTTCCTTAGCGGCTTCATATCCTGCGTATCCTGCTTCATTCTGGGAG ttTGCCTTCGGTTGCAAGTTAATCCACAAAACCGAAGTCAGTTTCACGGTATAAGTCCGGAGAGAGGATTTGCAGACTTCATTTTTGCacatattattttgcatattgTTATTATGAACTTCATTGGATAA